Proteins encoded within one genomic window of Meleagris gallopavo isolate NT-WF06-2002-E0010 breed Aviagen turkey brand Nicholas breeding stock unplaced genomic scaffold, Turkey_5.1 ChrUn_random_7180001955328, whole genome shotgun sequence:
- the LOC104917082 gene encoding sericin-1-like: MAAQQHHRGTSGSNGSNGPSGTDGSNGTDGTDGTDGPNGTNGTDGTDGTDGPNGTNGTDGTDGTDGRNGTNGTDGTDGPNGTNGTDGTDGPNGTNGTDGTDGPNGTNGTNGPKGTNGPN, from the coding sequence ATGGCAGCACAACAGCACCACCGTGGCACCAGTGGAAGCAATGGAAGCAATGGACCCAGTGGTACCGATGGAAGCAACGGAACCGATGGTACTGATGGTACTGATGGACCCAATGGAACCAACGGAACCGATGGTACTGATGGTACTGATGGACCCAATGGAACCAACGGAACCGATGGTACTGATGGTACTGATGGACGCAATGGAACCAACGGAACTGATGGTACTGATGGACCCAATGGAACCAACGGAACCGATGGTACTGATGGACCCAATGGAACCAACGGAACCGATGGTACTGATGGACCCAATGGAACCAACGGAACCAATGGACCCAAAGGAACCAATGGACCCAATG